From a single Streptomyces sp. NBC_00237 genomic region:
- the fabD gene encoding ACP S-malonyltransferase → MRCYVFPGQGTQKKGMGRSLFGRFPDLRRRADLVLGYSVEELCLENPERRLSETAYAQPAIYVVNALHWAAAQEDLPPADFFAGHSLGEYSALFAAGAFDFETGLTLVQRRAELMSHVSGGAMAAVVGVSEQIIEETLKRHEATGVVIANYNAPEQFVLSGSREELARIRPVFEKVEGVRGFVPVRVSGPFHAPEMAPAAARFREVLASVDMGALRTPVISNVTGRPFGSDAQEVRALLAEQIAQPVRWTDCIRYLRDAGVSAFTELGESKVLTSLIDRITSAQEPAPDPRRDLIERIKREILQPEIGDDALGFDEDASFRQLGLNSIIYVRLARRAGTVLGVPIKPDVIFQHRSCAALADYLLTRDDIARAAAPEAPPTPLRAYQDARVTALLRDCANGTLSVDRTIEAIRALA, encoded by the coding sequence ATGCGCTGCTACGTGTTTCCGGGGCAGGGCACCCAGAAGAAGGGGATGGGACGGAGCCTGTTCGGACGGTTCCCCGACCTCCGTCGCCGCGCCGACCTGGTGCTCGGATACTCGGTCGAAGAGCTCTGTCTGGAGAACCCGGAGCGACGGCTGTCCGAGACCGCGTACGCGCAGCCCGCGATCTACGTCGTCAACGCGCTGCACTGGGCTGCGGCGCAGGAGGACCTGCCGCCCGCGGACTTCTTCGCGGGCCACAGCCTCGGCGAGTACAGCGCACTGTTCGCGGCGGGCGCCTTCGACTTTGAGACCGGCCTGACGCTGGTGCAACGCCGCGCAGAACTGATGAGCCACGTCAGCGGCGGTGCGATGGCCGCAGTCGTCGGCGTCTCCGAGCAGATCATCGAGGAGACCCTGAAGCGGCACGAGGCCACCGGCGTCGTCATCGCCAACTACAACGCACCCGAGCAGTTCGTGCTCTCCGGCAGCCGCGAGGAACTGGCGCGGATCAGGCCGGTCTTCGAGAAGGTGGAGGGCGTCCGAGGCTTCGTCCCGGTCCGCGTCAGCGGCCCCTTCCACGCGCCGGAGATGGCCCCGGCGGCCGCACGCTTCCGCGAAGTGCTGGCCTCCGTCGACATGGGCGCACTGCGCACACCGGTCATCTCCAACGTGACCGGTCGGCCGTTCGGTTCCGACGCGCAGGAAGTCCGCGCATTGCTCGCCGAGCAGATCGCCCAGCCCGTCCGCTGGACCGACTGCATCAGGTATCTGCGGGACGCGGGCGTGTCGGCTTTCACGGAGCTGGGCGAATCGAAGGTACTCACCTCACTCATCGACCGGATCACCAGTGCGCAGGAGCCCGCGCCCGACCCACGCCGGGACCTGATCGAGCGGATCAAGCGCGAGATCCTCCAGCCGGAGATCGGCGACGACGCGCTGGGCTTCGACGAGGACGCGTCGTTCCGGCAGCTCGGCCTGAACTCCATCATCTACGTGCGCCTGGCCCGCCGGGCGGGGACGGTCCTCGGCGTCCCGATCAAGCCGGACGTCATCTTCCAGCACCGTTCCTGTGCCGCCCTGGCGGACTACCTACTGACCCGTGACGACATCGCCCGAGCCGCGGCGCCCGAGGCCCCACCCACGCCTTTGCGCGCCTACCAGGACGCACGGGTGACGGCCCTGCTGCGCGACTGCGCGAACGGGACGCTCAGCGTGGACCGGACCATCGAGGCGATCCGCGCCCTCGCGTGA
- a CDS encoding ketoacyl-ACP synthase III family protein: MKTEALFIAGIATYLPPATKVEQAVADGRFDAQDAEDTQLESVCEATDEAPPEMAVAAAREALERSGHRAEDVALLLHACVYFQGLELYPTASYIHREVLGDHSALAFEIKNASNGCMTALDIAARSLTATGDVAALVTTADKVSPPAIDRWNSDIGIVPGDGASAMVLSKRSGFAQVLSTSTVSDPTLERLHRGDAPFTPHHDPTLPIDLRLRKLQYLGDVELDEFTRRFRAGLGDCVKRALHDAGIRLSEVARFVVPHFGRIVLQREVLAALDIDLDLTTWSWGRTVGHLGAGDQIAGLGHLVEERAVDVGDLCMLLGVGAGFTWTCAVVRIVELPEWPTSRAGLGPGDGRI, translated from the coding sequence GTGAAGACAGAAGCCCTGTTCATCGCGGGTATCGCCACCTACCTGCCCCCGGCGACCAAGGTCGAACAAGCCGTCGCCGACGGCCGGTTCGACGCCCAGGACGCCGAGGACACGCAGCTCGAATCGGTCTGCGAGGCCACGGACGAAGCTCCGCCCGAAATGGCGGTGGCCGCTGCCAGAGAGGCCCTGGAGAGGTCGGGCCACCGGGCGGAGGACGTCGCGCTGCTGCTGCACGCGTGCGTGTACTTCCAGGGCCTTGAGCTCTACCCGACCGCTTCCTACATCCACCGCGAAGTACTCGGGGACCACTCGGCGCTCGCCTTCGAGATCAAGAACGCTTCCAACGGCTGCATGACCGCGTTGGACATCGCGGCGCGCTCCCTCACGGCCACCGGCGACGTGGCGGCGCTGGTGACCACAGCCGACAAGGTCAGTCCGCCCGCGATCGACCGCTGGAACAGCGACATCGGCATCGTCCCCGGCGACGGCGCGTCGGCGATGGTGCTCAGCAAGAGGTCCGGGTTCGCGCAGGTGCTGAGCACCTCCACGGTGTCGGATCCCACCCTTGAGCGCCTGCATCGCGGCGACGCGCCCTTCACGCCGCACCACGACCCCACGCTCCCCATCGACCTGCGTCTGCGCAAACTGCAGTACCTGGGAGACGTGGAACTCGACGAGTTCACCCGCCGATTCCGGGCCGGCCTCGGCGACTGCGTCAAGCGAGCCCTGCACGACGCGGGCATCCGCCTGAGCGAAGTCGCCCGGTTCGTCGTTCCGCACTTCGGACGCATCGTGCTGCAGCGCGAGGTGCTCGCCGCACTCGACATCGACCTCGATCTCACGACCTGGTCCTGGGGTCGCACCGTCGGCCACCTCGGTGCGGGCGACCAGATCGCCGGACTCGGCCACCTCGTGGAGGAGCGCGCCGTAGACGTCGGTGACCTCTGCATGCTGCTCGGCGTCGGCGCCGGCTTCACCTGGACGTGCGCCGTGGTCCGGATCGTAGAGCTGCCCGAGTGGCCGACGTCGCGGGCCGGACTCGGCCCCGGGGACGGGCGGATCTGA
- a CDS encoding GntR family transcriptional regulator, giving the protein MSAPVYRRIADDLRLRISEGEFPAGCRLPSERSLAERYHVNRQTVRCALQHLRTHGFLVTDRTGSYASRRTDSPALPPLRPAEQPTFPGGAMPLEGDASRTGRFAAELPPPELAAELGVGPGERAPVLRSRTVDESGAVIQEAVSYFSIHTLSVLPQLTRAFVQGGAEGEPGLTEFYRWLSSVGLTLTRHEQMRPVPVPAGEVSPELGWLSVRRLVSDQHQRLLEVTDLRCDLTRSTLVYRSPLLAP; this is encoded by the coding sequence GTGAGCGCACCCGTGTACCGGCGCATCGCCGACGACCTGCGGCTGCGGATCTCCGAGGGCGAATTCCCGGCCGGGTGTCGGCTCCCCTCCGAGCGGAGTCTCGCGGAGCGATACCACGTCAACCGGCAGACCGTGCGTTGTGCCCTGCAACACCTGCGGACCCACGGCTTCCTCGTCACCGACCGTACGGGGTCGTACGCGAGCCGACGCACCGACAGCCCGGCCCTCCCGCCGCTCCGGCCTGCGGAGCAACCCACCTTCCCCGGTGGTGCGATGCCCCTGGAGGGCGACGCCAGCCGTACGGGCCGGTTCGCCGCGGAGCTCCCGCCGCCGGAACTGGCCGCGGAGCTCGGCGTCGGACCAGGCGAGCGTGCCCCCGTGCTGCGCAGCCGGACGGTCGACGAATCGGGTGCGGTCATCCAGGAGGCGGTCTCCTACTTCTCGATCCACACGTTGAGCGTGCTGCCTCAGCTGACACGTGCCTTCGTGCAAGGCGGGGCCGAGGGCGAACCGGGCTTGACAGAGTTCTACCGGTGGCTTTCCTCGGTCGGTCTGACGCTCACCCGGCACGAGCAGATGAGGCCGGTGCCCGTTCCCGCGGGGGAGGTCTCCCCGGAGCTCGGCTGGCTTTCGGTACGGCGGCTGGTGAGCGATCAGCACCAGCGGCTCCTGGAGGTGACCGATCTGCGGTGCGACCTGACCCGGAGCACGCTCGTCTACCGGTCGCCGCTGCTCGCACCGTAG